Part of the Peptococcaceae bacterium genome is shown below.
GGTCAGCCACGGAATTTTTGTGCGGATTAATTTGTGACGGCTTACGCCTTGAGGTCGCTGTCCCCGGTTTTCGCGGCGAGGACCTTGCAGGCCTGGACGAGCAGGATCACGGCCAGGACGAAAAGGACGACGCCGGAGAAGACCAGGAGGTTGTTGCCGGCGGCTAGGTTGGCCTTGACCAGCAGGACCAGGGCGGTGAGGGTCACCGCGAACATGAAGGCGGTGGGAATGGTGAGCATGGAGTTGTTTTTCTTGGCCTTTTTGAGGTAAACAGCCACCGCGATCAGGGCCAGGGCAGCCAGCAGCTGGTTGGCCGAACCGAACATCGGCCAGACCACGGCCCAGCCCTTCAGTCCCAGCAGGACGCCGCACAGGCAGGTGATCGCCGTGGAGACGTAGCGGTTGGCCAGGAAACTCAGCGACTTGTTTTCAGAGAAGAATTCCTGGAAGATGAACCGGGCCAGGCGGGTGGCCGTGTCCAGGCTGGTGAGGGCGAAGGCGGAGAGGGCCAGGGCGGCGAACTGCTTGCCCACGTCGAAGTTGATGCCGATGGTGGTCAGGAAGGTGCCGACCCCGCTGGC
Proteins encoded:
- a CDS encoding carbon starvation protein A, producing the protein ASGVGTFLTTIGINFDVGKQFAALALSAFALTSLDTATRLARFIFQEFFSENKSLSFLANRYVSTAITCLCGVLLGLKGWAVVWPMFGSANQLLAALALIAVAVYLKKAKKNNSMLTIPTAFMFAVTLTALVLLVKANLAAGNNLLVFSGVVLFVLAVILLVQACKVLAAKTGDSDLKA